The following are encoded together in the Gordonia insulae genome:
- a CDS encoding condensation domain-containing protein: MHVTTIDRYLPEPGEFLSWSVDTTGSVPQTSVVPPSFNQSVHLAGANDHSTWLAVSFSARGRIDRGALARAYHALIARHGTLHSSFTKRDNTFVREEIDPSALRLDENPGVRATSRRALRQAVWATLDAACHPFGFPAYLLGAIDRRDVSTIICGFDHSHVDAYSMSIIVDDLHHLYHGYRRGRDAFVPENLPVSGNFVDYCAAESEMTQVGASDPRMLSWLRFFDEHDGHPPTFPLDLGVAPGDRAPQGADVRCLLDGPATERFATICRANGSSLFGGVLSAMAHTVRHLGGGPELALLFPMHTRRSEPWRNAVGWFTTNAPLRVVSTDDLLETIRRTGPALRRAVRLGGVPIPQVIAALGGLDQVRDDIFMTSFVDYRSLPGATLHDEIDAHHISNVTTADDAQFWISRTGRGLSIRSRYPANALGTETIHAFLDDVGSRVAAAVDAPHENMLIEGSDADDQPPLNALA, translated from the coding sequence TTGCACGTCACCACCATTGACCGGTACCTGCCGGAGCCCGGCGAGTTCCTCTCCTGGTCGGTCGATACGACCGGGAGCGTCCCGCAGACCTCGGTGGTACCCCCGTCGTTCAACCAGAGCGTGCACCTGGCCGGCGCGAACGACCACAGCACCTGGCTCGCGGTCAGCTTCAGCGCCCGCGGCCGTATCGACCGGGGTGCACTGGCGCGGGCATACCACGCCCTGATCGCCCGTCACGGCACCCTGCACAGTTCGTTCACCAAGCGCGACAACACATTCGTTCGTGAAGAGATCGACCCGAGCGCGTTGCGGCTCGACGAGAACCCCGGTGTCCGGGCCACCAGCCGTCGCGCCCTGCGACAAGCCGTGTGGGCGACGCTGGATGCCGCCTGTCACCCATTCGGATTCCCCGCCTACCTGCTCGGCGCCATCGACCGTCGCGACGTGTCCACGATCATCTGCGGCTTCGATCATTCGCACGTCGATGCCTACTCGATGTCGATCATCGTCGATGACCTCCACCACCTGTATCACGGCTATCGCCGTGGGCGGGATGCATTTGTGCCCGAGAATCTGCCGGTGAGCGGGAATTTCGTCGACTATTGCGCAGCGGAGTCGGAGATGACCCAGGTGGGCGCGTCAGATCCCCGGATGCTGTCCTGGCTGCGCTTCTTCGATGAACATGACGGCCATCCACCGACGTTCCCGCTCGATCTCGGTGTCGCCCCCGGCGACCGTGCACCGCAGGGCGCCGACGTCAGGTGCCTGCTCGACGGTCCCGCCACCGAACGGTTCGCGACGATCTGCCGAGCCAACGGATCGAGCCTCTTCGGCGGAGTGCTGTCGGCGATGGCGCACACCGTCCGCCACCTCGGCGGCGGCCCCGAACTCGCGCTGCTGTTCCCGATGCACACCCGCCGCAGTGAGCCGTGGCGCAACGCCGTCGGATGGTTCACCACCAACGCACCGCTGCGCGTCGTCAGCACCGATGACCTACTCGAGACGATCCGGCGGACCGGCCCGGCGCTGCGGCGTGCGGTGCGGCTGGGTGGTGTGCCCATCCCACAGGTCATCGCCGCGCTCGGCGGGCTGGACCAGGTCCGCGACGACATCTTCATGACGTCGTTCGTCGACTACCGCTCGCTGCCCGGCGCCACCCTGCACGACGAGATCGATGCCCACCACATCTCGAACGTCACCACCGCCGACGACGCCCAGTTCTGGATCTCCCGGACGGGGCGTGGTCTGTCGATCCGGAGCCGCTATCCGGCCAACGCGCTCGGCACGGAGACGATCCATGCGTTCCTCGACGACGTCGGGAGTCGGGTCGCTGCCGCTGTCGACGCCCCGCACGAGAACATGCTCATCGAGGGTTCCGACGCCGACGATCAGCCGCCGTTGAACGCCCTCGCGTAA
- a CDS encoding CocE/NonD family hydrolase codes for MRGWYRVIGLCAAVVALCTSWAAGPADAAPDVGRGAGSVTQAYLLGATPGAAVTLDDAAGHVAGAGRVDEFGSFLVRDLTPGSGYRFRVNGLSGNSFAVLDGVTPPSSSLFRQSLRPGLNYIRVRDGISLAAVVRLPPGKTMADGPFPTVIEYSGYQTAAPNDFLLGALGSLVKRPDPLAPAISTMFGGIVAPTAGFATVNVQMRGSGCSGGAFDLFDYPTTYDGYDVVETVARQPWVAHHKVGMVGISFSGISQISVAATRPPGLAAIAPMSITDDLYSTGFPGGIFNTGFANSWLVERQEHARPAPDGGQPYARELIRRGDRACAANQRLRLQTQNIEDLIAQNPTRTPALFDHRSPAHWASKITVPVFLSGALQDEQTGPQWTSVIDELRGNRNVWVKAVNGAHFDSADPQILGPWNEFLNIFVAQRVPRDNPALVALAPVLYEATTGTPGRPLVTSRFPAAPSVAAARAAFARDPRVQVFFGSGTDTSSIAGPGNLSAPWSAGFGAWPPASVASGTRLSLDVGGRLTSAPARPSSIAFRPDPAARPGGTLDVVGPSQLPWKALPPYHWTSVPGRSGVGFVTAPRQSDAVAVGPASLDLRLASSAPDTDLQATISEVRPDGRETYVTSGYLRASLRKVNSAATALNPTRDWTSSQPLAAGFQTVRIALNPIAHAFRSGSRIRVTITAPGGDRTSWRFATPPTGGRVVDTIALGSGGSTLVLPIVPGLRAGTPLGVCDGLRGQPCRSYARAFNGG; via the coding sequence ATGCGGGGGTGGTACCGGGTAATCGGTCTGTGCGCGGCGGTTGTGGCGTTGTGCACGTCATGGGCTGCGGGTCCGGCGGATGCCGCACCCGACGTCGGTCGAGGCGCCGGGAGTGTCACGCAGGCCTACCTCCTCGGGGCGACCCCGGGTGCCGCGGTCACGCTTGATGACGCCGCGGGCCACGTCGCCGGTGCGGGGCGGGTCGATGAGTTCGGTTCCTTCCTGGTCCGCGACCTGACGCCGGGCTCGGGCTACCGATTTCGAGTGAACGGATTGTCGGGCAACAGCTTTGCGGTGCTCGACGGGGTGACCCCGCCGTCGTCGTCGCTCTTTCGGCAGTCGCTGCGGCCCGGGCTGAACTACATCCGGGTGCGGGACGGGATCTCCCTGGCCGCCGTCGTGCGGCTGCCGCCGGGTAAGACGATGGCCGACGGCCCGTTCCCGACCGTGATCGAGTACTCCGGCTATCAGACCGCTGCTCCGAATGACTTCCTGCTCGGCGCGCTCGGGTCACTGGTCAAGCGGCCGGACCCGCTGGCTCCGGCCATCAGCACCATGTTCGGCGGGATCGTTGCGCCGACGGCGGGATTCGCGACGGTCAATGTCCAGATGCGGGGAAGCGGGTGCTCGGGCGGCGCCTTCGACCTCTTCGATTATCCGACCACCTACGACGGCTATGACGTCGTGGAGACCGTCGCGCGTCAGCCTTGGGTGGCGCACCACAAGGTGGGCATGGTCGGGATCTCGTTCTCGGGGATCTCCCAGATCTCGGTCGCGGCCACACGCCCACCGGGGCTGGCGGCCATCGCACCGATGAGCATCACCGACGATCTCTACTCGACAGGATTCCCGGGCGGCATCTTCAACACCGGGTTCGCCAACTCCTGGCTCGTCGAGCGCCAGGAACATGCGCGGCCGGCCCCCGACGGTGGGCAACCCTACGCCCGCGAACTGATCCGCCGCGGCGATCGTGCGTGCGCCGCAAACCAACGACTCCGACTCCAGACACAGAACATCGAGGACCTGATCGCGCAGAACCCGACGCGCACCCCGGCACTGTTCGACCACCGTTCGCCCGCGCACTGGGCATCGAAGATCACCGTGCCGGTCTTCCTCTCCGGTGCGCTCCAAGACGAGCAGACCGGGCCGCAGTGGACGTCGGTGATCGACGAACTCCGCGGCAACCGCAATGTGTGGGTGAAGGCGGTCAACGGCGCGCACTTCGACTCGGCCGATCCGCAGATCCTCGGGCCGTGGAACGAGTTCCTCAACATCTTTGTCGCCCAACGGGTACCACGGGACAATCCGGCGCTTGTTGCTCTGGCTCCGGTGCTCTACGAGGCCACGACGGGCACTCCGGGCCGACCGCTGGTGACGTCCCGGTTCCCCGCGGCGCCGTCGGTGGCGGCAGCACGTGCCGCATTCGCCCGGGACCCGCGGGTGCAGGTCTTCTTCGGGTCGGGCACCGACACGTCGTCGATCGCCGGCCCGGGAAACCTCTCCGCGCCGTGGTCCGCGGGATTCGGCGCGTGGCCACCCGCCTCGGTCGCATCGGGAACACGACTGTCCCTCGACGTCGGCGGGCGACTGACATCCGCGCCGGCGCGGCCCTCGTCCATCGCATTCCGGCCCGACCCGGCAGCTCGACCGGGCGGCACACTCGATGTGGTCGGACCGTCGCAGCTGCCGTGGAAGGCGCTGCCGCCCTATCACTGGACGTCCGTGCCTGGGAGGTCGGGCGTCGGCTTCGTCACCGCGCCGCGGCAGTCCGACGCCGTGGCGGTGGGACCCGCGAGTCTCGATCTTCGGCTGGCGTCGTCGGCGCCGGACACCGACCTGCAGGCCACCATCTCCGAGGTCCGGCCCGACGGACGCGAGACGTACGTGACGTCGGGGTACCTCCGGGCCTCCCTGCGGAAAGTGAATTCGGCTGCGACAGCGCTGAACCCGACGCGCGACTGGACCTCCTCGCAGCCGCTGGCCGCGGGGTTCCAGACTGTGCGGATTGCCCTGAATCCGATCGCCCACGCGTTCCGGAGCGGTTCACGCATCCGGGTGACCATCACCGCTCCGGGCGGTGACCGGACCTCGTGGCGATTCGCGACACCGCCCACCGGTGGGCGCGTGGTCGACACCATCGCCCTCGGTTCGGGCGGGTCGACGCTCGTCCTGCCGATCGTGCCCGGGTTGCGTGCCGGCACCCCGCTGGGTGTGTGCGACGGACTGCGCGGCCAGCCGTGCCGGAGTTACGCGAGGGCGTTCAACGGCGGCTGA
- a CDS encoding trimeric intracellular cation channel family protein, translating to MLQEILNDLGIAVFAASGALLGVRKDFDLWGIVTVGVLTGVGGGILRDLLLGITPPTSVQNWPPIIVAAVASLAIFFFHPTFTQLRRSVLILDAIGMGLFASSGAAVAIDQHVSAFAATLVGLLTAVGGGILRDVLANEIPLLLQPADLYAVPALLGAGVVAVGGTLSSVPIWVWLIIGTAVATGLRVAGLAFGWRLPTAGPGWRRRDAGT from the coding sequence GTGCTGCAGGAGATCCTCAACGACCTCGGGATCGCGGTGTTCGCCGCGTCCGGTGCCCTGCTCGGCGTCCGTAAGGACTTCGATCTGTGGGGCATCGTCACGGTCGGCGTACTGACCGGGGTCGGGGGCGGCATCCTGCGCGATCTCCTGCTCGGCATCACACCGCCCACCTCGGTGCAGAACTGGCCGCCGATCATCGTCGCCGCGGTCGCGAGCCTGGCCATCTTCTTCTTCCACCCGACGTTCACGCAGCTACGCCGCAGCGTGCTGATCCTCGACGCGATCGGTATGGGTCTCTTCGCGTCCAGCGGCGCCGCCGTCGCGATCGATCAACACGTCAGTGCCTTCGCGGCCACCCTGGTGGGACTGCTCACCGCGGTCGGGGGCGGCATCCTCCGTGACGTCCTGGCCAACGAGATCCCACTGCTGTTGCAGCCGGCCGATCTCTACGCGGTTCCGGCGTTGCTCGGCGCCGGGGTCGTCGCGGTCGGCGGCACCTTGTCGTCGGTGCCGATCTGGGTGTGGCTGATCATCGGGACGGCGGTGGCGACGGGTCTGCGGGTGGCGGGACTCGCGTTCGGGTGGCGGCTGCCGACCGCCGGCCCGGGGTGGCGTCGCCGCGACGCGGGCACGTGA
- the rpmF gene encoding 50S ribosomal protein L32 → MAVPKRRMSRANTRSRRSQWKADNPALQEVKVNGVAQRIPRRLVKAAKAGIIDLDRR, encoded by the coding sequence ATGGCTGTACCGAAGCGCCGGATGTCGCGGGCGAACACCCGCAGCCGTCGTTCGCAGTGGAAAGCGGACAACCCGGCTTTGCAGGAAGTGAAGGTCAACGGGGTCGCACAGCGCATCCCGCGTCGCCTCGTCAAGGCCGCCAAGGCCGGCATCATCGACCTGGATCGTCGCTGA
- a CDS encoding DUF4190 domain-containing protein codes for MTEPSDRTPADGTPEPQGGTTEGDPQPGSPRYASAPQGDAEPDAQQFGASHHSAPRQEAPEPGTPPYGSPQYGAPQYGAPQYGAPQYGGPPQYGAPPYEAPQYEATQYGGAPQYGAPQYGGAPQYGSPYGMGGYPVVRQTNGKAIASLICGIGSFAVCPGVLGVVAVILGNSARDEITASAGTQEGEGMAKAGLILGWISIALVVIFLVIMLIALIFGAFASSA; via the coding sequence ATGACCGAACCTTCCGATCGCACGCCCGCCGACGGCACGCCCGAGCCGCAGGGCGGAACCACTGAGGGTGACCCGCAGCCGGGTAGTCCGCGGTACGCGTCCGCACCGCAGGGCGACGCAGAGCCCGATGCCCAGCAGTTCGGGGCTTCTCATCACTCCGCGCCGCGCCAGGAAGCACCCGAACCCGGGACGCCGCCGTATGGGTCACCCCAGTACGGAGCACCCCAGTACGGGGCACCGCAGTACGGGGCACCGCAGTACGGAGGCCCACCCCAGTACGGCGCACCGCCGTATGAGGCACCGCAGTATGAGGCAACGCAGTACGGCGGCGCACCGCAGTATGGGGCACCTCAGTACGGGGGCGCACCCCAGTACGGATCCCCGTATGGCATGGGCGGCTATCCGGTGGTCCGGCAGACCAACGGGAAGGCGATCGCGTCGCTCATCTGCGGTATCGGATCGTTCGCGGTCTGTCCCGGTGTGCTCGGTGTGGTCGCGGTGATCCTCGGCAATTCGGCCCGGGACGAGATCACCGCATCCGCAGGCACCCAGGAGGGCGAGGGGATGGCCAAGGCGGGACTCATCCTGGGGTGGATCTCGATCGCACTCGTGGTGATCTTCCTGGTCATCATGCTGATCGCGCTGATCTTCGGGGCGTTCGCCTCGTCGGCATGA
- a CDS encoding DUF4190 domain-containing protein: MTYPPEPGWERRPPHDEWTPMPPTDPPGGPEGGHGQVYGQSPFGAASDPYPSDQYGQNPYAQSQYPQNPYGQNPYGQNQYPQNQYPQAYGQYAGYQNPYGYGATMRPETDGRAIASLICGVLSLPLAFMCSGLGLPLPIVAVVLGFLARRDIENSGGLKTGSGMALAGIITGAVGIVLMLLMLTVLGVSIADDFAAA, encoded by the coding sequence GTGACGTATCCGCCCGAACCGGGTTGGGAGCGGCGGCCGCCGCACGACGAATGGACTCCGATGCCGCCCACGGATCCGCCCGGCGGGCCCGAGGGAGGTCACGGCCAGGTCTACGGGCAGAGCCCGTTCGGGGCGGCGTCCGACCCGTACCCGTCCGATCAGTACGGCCAGAATCCTTACGCGCAGAGCCAGTATCCGCAGAATCCTTACGGGCAGAATCCTTACGGGCAGAACCAGTATCCGCAGAACCAGTATCCGCAGGCGTATGGGCAGTACGCGGGCTACCAGAATCCGTACGGATATGGCGCCACGATGCGGCCGGAGACCGACGGTCGTGCCATCGCGTCGCTGATCTGTGGTGTGCTCTCCCTGCCTCTGGCATTCATGTGCAGCGGGCTGGGCCTGCCTCTGCCCATCGTGGCGGTGGTCCTCGGATTCCTCGCCCGGCGTGATATCGAGAACTCCGGCGGTCTGAAGACGGGATCGGGGATGGCGCTCGCCGGCATCATCACCGGGGCGGTCGGGATCGTCCTGATGCTGCTGATGTTGACCGTGCTAGGTGTCAGCATCGCTGACGATTTCGCCGCGGCCTGA
- a CDS encoding AEC family transporter — translation MSGVVSGFTVIFIMVGIGYLLGRTRVLGESAHEVLSRLVFFVCTPALLFHSLVTSDLSVIFSKTLVIAGGSALTIGLAYVVVARLWLRRAIPELAIGGLSSSYVNSVNLGLPIAIFVLDDASFIAPLLLFQILIYSPMALITLDLTVTDPALGHASRKTTLRDAVIAPLTNPIVLGGVTGLIVSAVGRLPPTAVLEPMKMLGNASVPCALLAFGLSLTGAAIFKKGESPRRDIALASALKIVAMPALVYVVARFGFGETGHDLFAQVVIAALPTAQNVMVYATRYRRAQIMARDTALITTLGSIPAIAIIAVLLT, via the coding sequence GTGTCAGGAGTGGTCTCGGGCTTCACCGTCATCTTCATCATGGTGGGGATCGGCTATCTCCTCGGGCGCACCCGCGTACTCGGCGAGAGTGCTCACGAGGTGCTGTCGCGTCTCGTGTTCTTCGTCTGCACACCCGCACTGCTGTTCCATTCGCTGGTCACCTCAGATCTCTCCGTCATCTTCTCGAAGACCCTGGTCATCGCCGGCGGGAGCGCCCTGACCATCGGGCTCGCCTACGTCGTCGTCGCACGTCTCTGGCTACGCCGGGCGATCCCCGAACTCGCGATCGGCGGGCTGTCGTCGTCGTATGTGAACAGCGTCAATCTCGGGCTGCCGATCGCGATCTTCGTGCTCGACGATGCGTCGTTCATCGCGCCGCTGCTGCTGTTCCAGATTCTGATCTACTCGCCGATGGCCCTGATCACCCTCGATCTGACGGTGACCGACCCGGCGCTGGGACACGCTTCACGAAAGACGACGCTGCGTGACGCCGTCATCGCGCCGCTGACGAATCCGATCGTCCTCGGTGGTGTGACGGGACTGATCGTGTCCGCCGTCGGCCGGCTCCCACCGACGGCAGTGCTGGAACCGATGAAGATGCTCGGCAACGCGTCGGTGCCATGCGCGCTGCTGGCATTCGGGCTCTCGCTGACCGGGGCCGCGATCTTCAAGAAGGGCGAGAGCCCACGCCGCGACATAGCGCTCGCGAGCGCGCTGAAGATCGTCGCCATGCCGGCCCTGGTGTACGTGGTGGCGCGGTTCGGGTTCGGCGAGACGGGCCACGACCTCTTCGCTCAGGTCGTGATCGCCGCACTGCCGACCGCACAGAACGTGATGGTCTATGCCACTCGCTATCGGCGGGCTCAGATCATGGCCCGCGACACCGCGCTGATCACCACGCTCGGCTC